In the genome of Falsirhodobacter halotolerans, the window GTTGAACACCCCGCCGCGCCCCCGGACGAGGATCAGGAAATCCCCAGCATGGCAGGGCCGCATCCCGCCGCCCTCGGGGATCTGCACCCCCTGCTCGATCATCCGGGCGATCCGACGGGCGATCTGGCTGGCCAGCCGCGCGTGATGGTGTTCGTCGGAAATCAGGTCGACCGGGCGGGACCAGTCCTCGTCCTCGGGCGTGTCGGAGGGGTCGATGACCGGCCACAGGTCCACCCGCCCCGGAATGTCGCGAAAGGCGATGTGGTGCATCGCGCCGCCCACGGCCTGCGGCGGGGCGTCGGCAAAGGTCCGGTCCACCAGATCCAGCACGACCGAGGACGACCGGAACGAATGTTCCAGCTGCAGATCCTGCAAGGCTACGCCCGCCCCGTCCAGCCGCGCGGCGAAATGGGTCTTCATCCGGTCGAACGCCGCCACATCCGCCCCCTGGAAGGAGTAGATCGACTGCTTCTTGTCGCCGACGACGAAGATCGTCCGCTCCACGTCCCGCGCGCCTTCCCCGGCCGAGAATTCCTGCGCGAGACGCTCGATCACCTGCCATTGCTGGGGCGAGGTGTCCTGCGCCTCGTCCACCAGGATGTGGTCGATCCCGCCATCCAGCCGGAACAACACCCATTCGGCCACCGAAGGGTCGTTGAGCAGCGCGCCCGTGCGCCGGATCAGGTCGTCGAAATCCAGCCAGCCGCGCGCGGATTTGCGCCGGTCGTATTCGGGCAGGAACACGGCGGCAAAGGCGTGCAGCGCGCGGCTGCGCTCGGCCACACGCAAGGCCAGCCGCAGGGGGCGGGCGGTTTCCACGCGGCGCATCAGGTCTTCCAGACGATCCTGCAAGGGCCCAAGGGTGGCGCGCGTGCCTTTGGTGGGGAAGGTCCCGACCTTGGCGGTGAACGGACCCGCCTTTTCGGCTTTTGCGCCGTTCAGCAGCACCCCCTCCAGTTCCGCCAGCGCCGCCATGTCAGGTGCGGCGATCCGCAGACGGGGCGCGGCCTTCACCTCGGTCGCCGATCCCGCCGCCAGCAAATTGGCGATCTGGCCCAGCCACTCCGCCTCGCCGCCCAGAAACACGTCCGCCAACAGGGTGTCCGCCGTCACGCCCTCCGGCAGGCCCGCCGCCGCCGCGACATCGCCGCCGAACCCGTCGCGCGTGGCGGCGATCTGGTCGGTCAGCCGCTCGAAATCCTCGCCCGTCCAGCTGCGGGCCAGACCGGCCACGGCCTCGGGGGCCAGACGGTCGGCCATATCCTCGACGATTTCGGCGCGCAGCAGGCGGGCGGCGCGATCGTCCATTTCGGTGAATTGCGGCGACACCCCCGCCTCCAGCGGAAACCGCCGCAGAAGCGAGGCGCAGAACGAATGGATCGTCTGGATGCGCAGGCCCCCAGGCGTCTCAATCGCGCGGGCGAACAGGCGGCGGGCGCGGGCCAGCGTATCGGGCGCGGGGGTCGGCACGCCAAGCGCGGTCAGCGCGGCGGCCAGCGGCCCATCCTCCAGCATCGCCCATTCGCCAAGGCGGCGGAACAGGCGGTTCTGCATCTCGGTCGCGGCCGCCTTGGTATAGGTCAGGCACAGGACGCGCTGCGGCGCGACCCCGTCCAGAAGCAGCCGCGCCACGCGGTCGGTCAGCACACGGGTCTTGCCCGATCCCGCATTGGCCGACAGCCAGGTGGAGGCGTCGGGCCGCGCGGCGGTGATCTGGCGGCGGGTGGCGTCATCCATGGCCGACATCCTCGGGCTGCGACGGGTCCTGCATCTCCCATTCGCCGAAACGGGCCAGATGGTCGTAATCCTGCGACAGGCGCGATTCGAACAGCGCGCGGCGCGAGGTGTAGCCCTGTTCGGCATGGGCATAACGGCCGATCAGGGCATGCAGCTTCTCGCGCTCCTGCCCCAGGAATTCGTCCGTGATCTCGGTCGCCTCGATCTTGGGATTGGTGCCCAGACCGATATAGCTGACCCGCGCCACCTCGGAAGGACCGAAGGCAAAGCCGCCCTCCGCCGCGATCAGCGCCGTCAGCGACAATTGCTTGTCATAGACGGCCTGCTGTTTCGCCGTGGGGGGCGTGCCGGTCTTGTAGTCGATGATGTGCAGCCGCCCGTCCGACAGCCGGTCGATCCGGTCGGGCCGCGCGGTCAGCGTGAAATCAAGGCCGGTCAGCGTCATCCGCCCCCGGTCGCGGTCCAGCACCAGCGGCGTGCCGTCGCCCGCGTTCTGATCCAGAAAGAAATCCGCCGCCCGGTCCATCCGCGCCGCCCAAAGGGCGCGGGCGGCGGGCCATGGCACCAGATCGTCCAGCACGCGGTCGGTGGTGGCCGACAGGCGGGCGCGAGCGTCCTTGCGCGTTGCGTCCGGCCCTTCGCGCACGAAGATTTCCAGTATCTTGTGCAGCACCTCGCCCCGCAACCGTGCGTCGGGCGTGTGCCGCAGCGGGTCCAGGGGAAAGAGGCTCAGGATGCTGCGGGCATAGACGGCATAAGGGTCGCGGATCAGCCGCGCGATGGCGGTGACGGGCAGTTCGCGCGGGCGCGCGGCCACCGGCGGGCGGGGGGCGGGGCGGTGCGCCGGGGGCATGGGGGCATCGGGCGCATCCACCCGTTCGGCCATGTCCAGCCAGACGTCGCCGCGCGCCTGCATGGCGCGCAACGCCTGCGGCCCGTGGTTCGCGGGCAGCCCGCTCATCAGGTTCTGCATCCGGTTCAGCCAGCGCGACGGCACGGTTTCGGCCTCGGCATCGCGCACCGATCGGGTCAGGATCACTTCGGGCGCGGCGATGGCCTGCTGGTAGTCATGCGCCGACAGGCCGATCTGGCGTTCGGGCAGAAGCAGCCCCGCATCCAGCCGCATCTGGCGGTTCAGCCACGGGTCGGGCGTGGGCATCGCGGGCCAGATGCCATCGTTCAGACCGCCGAGGATCATCAGATCCGCGCCCTGCACCCGCGCCTCCAGCGTGCCCCAGATCATGATGCCGGGATGGGACTGCACCGGCTCGCGCACCTCGCCGCGCGCAAGGACGCTGTCGAACAGATCGACGTAATCGGCGGGGGACATCGGATGCCCCTCGTCCTGCCCCGCCTCGCGCTCCAGATCGGACAGGCGGGAGAGCGCCTCGGCCCCCGCCGCATTCGCCCACAGATCGCCACTGCCCGTCTGCCCCGGCCCGGCGGCAAGGGCGGACAGAACGGTCAGATGATGTTCCAGATGCGCCGCCAGATCGCGCGGGCCGACCGTGTCGAGCCCCTCCAGCGTTGTGCCGATCCAGGCCGCCCAAGCCTCGACCCCCTCCTCGTCCCGCGCGCGGGCCCAAGCCAGAAGGCCGTCGGCATCGGGAAAGGCCGGGCCTTTCCGGCGCAGGGTCAGTTCCAGTTCGCGCGTCCAGCGTAGGTGGTTGCCGCGATCGGCCCCGGTGGCGGCCAGCGGGTGCTTCAGCAGGATCAGCAGGGTTTCGGGCGTCAGGCGCTGCCCCATCAGGCGGGCGACATGGCGCATCAGCCGCCCCGGCGCGGATTGCGCCAAGGGCGTGCCCGCGGAATCGTCGGGCCGGATGCCCCAGCGGTCCAGCGCCGCCGTCACCTGCCGCGTCAGGTTCCGGTCGGGAGAGATCAGCGCCGCGCGCCGCCCCTCTTCCGCCGCGCGCCGCAGGACAAGGGCGATGGCCAGCGCCTCCGCCCGGGGGCGCGGCGCCTCGATCAGGGTCATGGCGGCGGTGGCGGTGCGCAGATCGCCAAGGGTCGGCCCTTCGGCCAGCCATTGATCCGTCACCGGCGCGGGGCGCAGCGACAGCGACACCAGCCGGTTGCGGGCGGCGGCCACGGGCGCATCGCCCGTCCACGGGCGCACGGCGGCGGGCGACAGGCCAAGATCGGTCAGCAAACGATGAAAGCGGTATTGCGGATGATCCTCGGCGGTCATCGCGTCGGACAGGCTGTCCCATACGTCCAGCGGCAGGTCGGTGTCGAACCCCGGCAGGATCAGCACCCCCTGTTCCAACCCGGCGACCGCCCGCATGAAGAGCGCGGTCGTGCCGCGCGACCCGGTGGAGCCTGCGACGATCACCGGCCCCGGTGGGGGATGCACCCGCCACCGATGCGCCAGCGCCAGCGCCGCCAGACGTTCCCGCCCCGTGGCGTCCGGCTCCCCCTCCATCAGCGGGGCGACGATGTTCAGGAACGCCTGCGTGCGCGCCCAATGCGCCGAATGATGCGAGACATCCAAGGCCGCGATCGCCTCGGCGGGCACGTCTTCCTGCTGCATCTCGCCCATCAGCTCGGCCAGACTGTCGGCCAGATCGAACAGGGCCGCGCGGGGGGCAAGGTCGGGCTGCACCGCCAAAAGCGCGGTGATCAGGCGCGCCAGTTCCAGCCGCCGCCGCAACGGCGGAACCGCATCGGGCAGGTCGGGCGTCAGGGCCGCGAGATCGCCCAGCAGGTGGATGCGCGGCAGAAACCCCGCGCCTTGGGCCACGAACAACTCCACCACCCGCCGCCGCATCCGCGCGGTGTTCAGGAACAGGGTGACGCGGGCCATCGCCTCGGGCGGCTGATCCGCCATGCGGGCGCGCAGGCCGGCGACCACGGCGGCGGGAAAATCGACGCCAAGGGGGACATGACAGACCTCACCCATGAAGCAGCGCCTCGGCCAAGGGGATCGCCTCGGGGTAACCGACGTCGCACCAGCC includes:
- the addA gene encoding double-strand break repair helicase AddA; protein product: MSAMDDATRRQITAARPDASTWLSANAGSGKTRVLTDRVARLLLDGVAPQRVLCLTYTKAAATEMQNRLFRRLGEWAMLEDGPLAAALTALGVPTPAPDTLARARRLFARAIETPGGLRIQTIHSFCASLLRRFPLEAGVSPQFTEMDDRAARLLRAEIVEDMADRLAPEAVAGLARSWTGEDFERLTDQIAATRDGFGGDVAAAAGLPEGVTADTLLADVFLGGEAEWLGQIANLLAAGSATEVKAAPRLRIAAPDMAALAELEGVLLNGAKAEKAGPFTAKVGTFPTKGTRATLGPLQDRLEDLMRRVETARPLRLALRVAERSRALHAFAAVFLPEYDRRKSARGWLDFDDLIRRTGALLNDPSVAEWVLFRLDGGIDHILVDEAQDTSPQQWQVIERLAQEFSAGEGARDVERTIFVVGDKKQSIYSFQGADVAAFDRMKTHFAARLDGAGVALQDLQLEHSFRSSSVVLDLVDRTFADAPPQAVGGAMHHIAFRDIPGRVDLWPVIDPSDTPEDEDWSRPVDLISDEHHHARLASQIARRIARMIEQGVQIPEGGGMRPCHAGDFLILVRGRGGVFNPLIRACKAAGLPIAGADRLKLAAELAVKDLTALLAFLATPEDDLSLAALLKSPLFGWSEDALFRLAHGRTGYLWAVLRGTDDPAVAVLGDMRNHADFLRPYDLIERMLTRHDGRRRLLARLGAEAEDGIDELLSQAMAYERTDVPSLTGFLSWLTSDEVEVKRRMDGAGRMIRVMTVHGAKGLEAPIVILPDLADHPVRDRADLIPMPEGPALWKASVAEAPPTLAATLADRAEASKAESLRLLYVALTRAQCWLIAAAAGKVADEGNWYNRIRRGMEAAGAVPWQGGLRLEGGIWPDPAPGATETVPMIAPLPNWARVPAHIPPHALPPLSPSDLGGAKALPGEGLEEEAAKLRGTHLHLLLEHLPQAEDRAATATRLLPDTDTAPLMAEVEAVLAAHQGVFAADTLAEVTVTADLDGTPMMGVIDRLIVMPDRVLAVDFKTNATVPATPDQVPEGLLRQMGAYARALAAIYPDRGVETAILWTRTGALMPLPDRLTSAALARALTAAGGIPTS
- the addB gene encoding double-strand break repair protein AddB; amino-acid sequence: MGEVCHVPLGVDFPAAVVAGLRARMADQPPEAMARVTLFLNTARMRRRVVELFVAQGAGFLPRIHLLGDLAALTPDLPDAVPPLRRRLELARLITALLAVQPDLAPRAALFDLADSLAELMGEMQQEDVPAEAIAALDVSHHSAHWARTQAFLNIVAPLMEGEPDATGRERLAALALAHRWRVHPPPGPVIVAGSTGSRGTTALFMRAVAGLEQGVLILPGFDTDLPLDVWDSLSDAMTAEDHPQYRFHRLLTDLGLSPAAVRPWTGDAPVAAARNRLVSLSLRPAPVTDQWLAEGPTLGDLRTATAAMTLIEAPRPRAEALAIALVLRRAAEEGRRAALISPDRNLTRQVTAALDRWGIRPDDSAGTPLAQSAPGRLMRHVARLMGQRLTPETLLILLKHPLAATGADRGNHLRWTRELELTLRRKGPAFPDADGLLAWARARDEEGVEAWAAWIGTTLEGLDTVGPRDLAAHLEHHLTVLSALAAGPGQTGSGDLWANAAGAEALSRLSDLEREAGQDEGHPMSPADYVDLFDSVLARGEVREPVQSHPGIMIWGTLEARVQGADLMILGGLNDGIWPAMPTPDPWLNRQMRLDAGLLLPERQIGLSAHDYQQAIAAPEVILTRSVRDAEAETVPSRWLNRMQNLMSGLPANHGPQALRAMQARGDVWLDMAERVDAPDAPMPPAHRPAPRPPVAARPRELPVTAIARLIRDPYAVYARSILSLFPLDPLRHTPDARLRGEVLHKILEIFVREGPDATRKDARARLSATTDRVLDDLVPWPAARALWAARMDRAADFFLDQNAGDGTPLVLDRDRGRMTLTGLDFTLTARPDRIDRLSDGRLHIIDYKTGTPPTAKQQAVYDKQLSLTALIAAEGGFAFGPSEVARVSYIGLGTNPKIEATEITDEFLGQEREKLHALIGRYAHAEQGYTSRRALFESRLSQDYDHLARFGEWEMQDPSQPEDVGHG